One window from the genome of Cricetulus griseus strain 17A/GY chromosome 2, alternate assembly CriGri-PICRH-1.0, whole genome shotgun sequence encodes:
- the Tmem267 gene encoding transmembrane protein 267, whose translation MMASKVEKTHALQQCFSTESLISSLGLGIFCLVADRFLRFSIIHQNDWLRALSDNIVHGVIGMWSWAVVIGIKKKADFGEVLLAGFLASVIDIDHFFLAGSLSLKAALTLPRRPFLHCSTVIPVAVVSVKLAMHLLRLRDTWCFLPWMLFISWASHHIRDGIRHGLWICPFGKTSPLPFWLYVITTLSLPHMCSFLMYLTGTRQVMSSKQEMRIDV comes from the exons ATGATGGCATCCAAAGTTGAAAAGACTCATGCTTTACAACAGTGTTTTAGCACAGAATCTCTCATTTCCAGCCTTGGTTTGGGGATCTTTTGCCTAGTGGCTGATAGATTCCTCCGGTTTTCCATAATTCACCAAAATGATTGGCTTCGTGCCCTCTCAGATAACATAGTACACGGTGTGATTGGCATGTGGTCATGGGCAGTCGTCATTGGAATCAAGAAGAAGGCTGACTTTGGAGAAGTCCTTTTAGCTGGGTTTTTAGCCTCTGTTATTGATATCGACCATTTTTTTCTCGCTGGATCCCTATCTTTAAAG GCTGCTTTGACCCTTCCGAGAAGACCTTTTCTGCACTGCTCCACCGTGATTCCTGTCGCAGTTGTGAGTGTGAAGCTCGCCATGCACCTGCTCAGGCTCAGAGACACATGGTGCTTCCTCCCGTGGATGTTATTCATTTCCTGGGCTTCGCACCATATCCGAGACGGAATTCGTCATGGCCTGTGGATATGCCCATTTGGAAAAACTTCTCCTTTGCCCTTCTGGCTTTATGTGATAACCACATTATCCTTACCACATATGTGTTCATTCCTCATGTATTTAACAGGGACCAGACAGGTGATGTCTTCAAAACAGGAGATGCGCATTGATGTCTGA